Proteins encoded by one window of Labilithrix sp.:
- a CDS encoding DUF4365 domain-containing protein — protein sequence MRVAHAHSIDRAAQALLARELPHSWARGAAGDDYGLDYYVDAVEAVYLTGIRFGVQLKGIEKPNIVDSCIHFPFPTKNLGTYLTAEPLPVLLVVADVSSEKAYFLFLQRYADEALVDEEWADQQTVTVKVPLHNRVADHTRLRSAVVDANEYVLAARAAPDMVLRRRSEALQKLDRRFIVSATATEKGTTYELEPKEDVTFGIRFSGLDEERRTALRRGYVVPIERGELSFRDAPIFTRLQHMITSVQLATFEECTATIEIERDGLVTGLVNVPATVTAGVDEMRIVARYANAPFDAKVTLTFLPPKESLTASAKIDIQQTLDDRWLGRPIDALPHFDRMYRFTKVGRPYQFRLILHPAGSEDFELPWGGPIAATGTAPDAYAALLEQLWRAREVCRLLALRPVLPASDLSTALENVDTLYDLLTGDSHDKAAPRGLFSGSASEWSDYTASFAKAKGRPTDFWVDLPDGLWRCRMLGLDVAVPAARAGLTKARCKITKRPDGTVTIRAEGTPKSRFWVEKHRAADGRR from the coding sequence GTGCGCGTCGCGCACGCGCATTCGATCGATCGCGCCGCGCAGGCCCTGCTTGCGCGTGAGCTGCCGCATTCGTGGGCTCGCGGCGCGGCCGGTGACGATTACGGGCTCGACTACTACGTCGACGCCGTCGAGGCTGTCTACCTCACGGGCATTCGCTTCGGCGTCCAACTGAAGGGGATCGAAAAGCCGAACATCGTCGATTCTTGCATCCACTTCCCGTTTCCCACGAAGAACCTAGGGACGTATCTCACTGCCGAGCCGCTGCCCGTTCTCCTCGTCGTCGCGGACGTGTCGAGTGAGAAGGCGTACTTTCTCTTCCTCCAACGATACGCGGACGAGGCGCTCGTCGACGAGGAGTGGGCGGACCAACAAACGGTGACCGTGAAGGTGCCGCTCCATAACCGCGTCGCAGATCACACGCGGCTACGGAGCGCCGTTGTCGACGCCAACGAATATGTGCTCGCCGCGCGCGCCGCCCCCGACATGGTGCTTCGACGACGGAGCGAGGCCCTGCAAAAGCTCGATCGCCGCTTCATCGTCAGCGCAACAGCGACGGAGAAGGGCACGACCTACGAGCTCGAACCGAAGGAAGATGTCACGTTCGGTATCCGGTTCTCGGGGCTCGACGAAGAGCGTCGCACTGCGCTCCGCCGCGGGTACGTCGTACCGATCGAGCGGGGCGAGCTGTCGTTTCGTGACGCTCCCATCTTCACGCGCCTTCAACACATGATCACGAGCGTCCAGCTCGCGACCTTCGAAGAGTGCACGGCGACGATCGAGATCGAACGCGACGGCCTCGTCACCGGTCTGGTCAATGTGCCCGCGACCGTTACCGCCGGAGTGGACGAGATGCGGATTGTGGCGCGATATGCGAACGCGCCGTTCGACGCGAAGGTGACGCTGACGTTCCTCCCACCAAAGGAGAGCCTTACCGCGAGCGCGAAGATCGACATTCAACAGACGCTCGATGACCGATGGCTCGGCCGTCCGATCGACGCGCTTCCGCACTTCGACCGCATGTACCGTTTCACGAAGGTCGGACGGCCGTACCAGTTCCGCCTCATTCTCCATCCCGCAGGGAGCGAGGACTTCGAGCTTCCTTGGGGCGGCCCCATTGCTGCGACCGGCACGGCACCAGACGCCTACGCCGCCCTGCTGGAGCAGCTGTGGCGCGCGCGCGAAGTGTGTCGACTCCTGGCCCTGAGGCCCGTCCTTCCGGCGAGCGACCTCTCGACTGCGCTCGAGAATGTCGACACGCTCTACGACCTCCTCACCGGCGACAGCCACGACAAGGCCGCACCCCGCGGACTCTTCTCGGGGTCCGCATCAGAATGGAGCGATTACACGGCGTCGTTCGCGAAAGCGAAGGGCCGCCCAACGGACTTCTGGGTGGACCTGCCCGATGGGCTCTGGAGATGCCGCATGCTCGGGCTCGACGTAGCCGTTCCCGCAGCGCGCGCTGGGCTCACGAAGGCGCGATGCAAAATCACGAAGCGCCCCGACGGCACCGTCACGATTCGCGCGGAAGGCACGCCGAAGTCTCGCTTCTGGGTCGAGAAGCATCGGGCCGCGGACGGCCGGAGATAA
- a CDS encoding YHS domain-containing protein — protein sequence MLSRHVYLIVSSVSLLAACAGDPPPPAAAPAPVAPSSASATATAATHAAELKAAGDAKVGDRTKCPTSGEEFVVTADSPKVEYQGKTYYFCCSGCDNKFAKDPEKFLKKPGA from the coding sequence ATGCTCTCACGCCACGTCTACCTGATCGTCTCCTCGGTTTCGCTTCTCGCCGCCTGTGCCGGTGATCCGCCGCCTCCGGCTGCTGCGCCCGCTCCGGTGGCGCCGTCATCCGCGTCTGCAACAGCAACCGCAGCCACCCACGCTGCCGAGCTCAAAGCTGCCGGAGACGCCAAGGTCGGCGACCGAACGAAGTGCCCGACGTCGGGCGAGGAGTTCGTCGTCACGGCCGACTCTCCGAAGGTCGAATACCAGGGGAAAACCTATTATTTCTGTTGCTCCGGCTGCGATAACAAATTCGCCAAGGACCCTGAGAAGTTCCTGAAGAAGCCCGGCGCCTGA
- a CDS encoding FAD-dependent oxidoreductase, which produces MNVIVGTGLAAVRAAEAMREVGSSEPIMMVGSELSLPYERPPLSKELLRGAMTPADALLHPEDYYAAHGIELVRGSAATGLDLRARSVQLANGQQLSFGRLLIATGATPRRLHVPGETLDGILYLRSLDDSVRLRAALDQAERVVVVGGGFIGLEVAAVARAAGRTVTLLEAGRQPLARLLHGAEVAGAIAKLHRDQGVDLRTETRVNAFLGGGRLEGVELSTGERLPADIALVAVGVVPTTDWLVGSGLRLDDGVLVDAELRTNHPAIFAAGDVARAFLRETGRHARFEQYGAAHEQGRAAGRAMAGLPSVPSITPGAGSEQFGVRMSVLGATDDHDRIVICPGNEDHAFAALFVRGPVVRGAFVMGRAKELPAVRQLVRRNAPLDEFAFLIGTTPLRKVEAPR; this is translated from the coding sequence ATGAACGTCATCGTTGGCACCGGTCTCGCCGCCGTGCGAGCCGCCGAAGCGATGCGCGAGGTAGGGAGCTCGGAGCCGATCATGATGGTCGGCTCCGAGCTTTCTCTGCCGTACGAGCGGCCTCCGCTGTCGAAAGAGCTCCTTCGCGGCGCGATGACGCCCGCGGACGCGCTGCTCCACCCAGAGGACTACTACGCGGCCCACGGAATCGAGCTTGTCCGTGGGAGCGCCGCGACCGGCCTCGACCTCCGTGCCCGCAGCGTCCAGCTCGCGAACGGCCAACAACTTTCCTTCGGCCGGCTGCTGATCGCGACCGGCGCCACGCCGCGACGTCTGCACGTTCCTGGGGAAACACTCGACGGCATCCTCTACCTGCGCTCGCTCGACGACTCAGTCCGCCTGCGAGCCGCGTTGGACCAGGCGGAGCGCGTGGTCGTCGTCGGCGGCGGGTTCATCGGGCTCGAGGTCGCGGCGGTGGCGCGGGCTGCGGGCCGGACCGTCACGCTCCTTGAGGCGGGGCGGCAGCCGCTTGCGCGGCTCCTGCATGGAGCCGAGGTCGCCGGCGCAATCGCGAAGCTTCATCGCGACCAAGGCGTCGACCTCCGTACGGAGACACGAGTGAACGCTTTCCTCGGCGGTGGACGGCTCGAGGGCGTCGAGCTGTCCACCGGGGAACGGCTTCCAGCCGACATCGCGCTCGTCGCGGTTGGTGTCGTCCCGACGACCGACTGGCTCGTCGGCTCGGGTCTCCGACTCGACGATGGCGTCCTCGTCGACGCCGAGCTTCGCACGAACCATCCCGCGATCTTCGCCGCCGGAGACGTCGCACGCGCTTTCCTACGAGAGACCGGACGCCACGCGCGCTTCGAACAGTACGGCGCCGCTCACGAGCAAGGACGCGCCGCTGGACGTGCCATGGCTGGGTTGCCGAGCGTTCCGAGCATCACGCCCGGGGCCGGGTCCGAGCAGTTCGGCGTGCGGATGAGTGTCCTCGGGGCAACGGACGACCACGATCGCATCGTCATCTGCCCCGGCAACGAGGACCACGCCTTTGCAGCGCTGTTCGTTCGGGGCCCCGTCGTTCGCGGCGCCTTCGTCATGGGTCGCGCAAAGGAGCTCCCTGCCGTCCGCCAGCTCGTCCGTCGAAATGCGCCGCTCGACGAGTTCGCGTTCCTGATCGGGACCACGCCGCTTCGCAAGGTCGAGGCACCGAGATGA
- a CDS encoding heavy-metal-associated domain-containing protein — protein sequence MTCSACVRHVEQALRGVDGVEKLDVKIGKVRVDHDETKATPQQLIEAIAEAGYEPRITS from the coding sequence ATGACCTGCTCTGCGTGCGTCCGCCACGTCGAGCAAGCACTGCGCGGCGTCGACGGGGTCGAGAAGCTCGATGTGAAGATCGGAAAGGTCCGCGTCGATCACGACGAGACGAAGGCGACGCCGCAGCAGCTCATCGAGGCGATCGCCGAGGCGGGGTACGAACCACGAATCACGTCCTAG
- a CDS encoding sigma-70 family RNA polymerase sigma factor, which translates to MEESALRPRDAEIANVLVANHREFLGYLERRLGRRDVAEDILQNAFARGLEKLETLRDDEAVVPWFYRTLRNAAVDYFRRTKTADGALSRFAAELEEAEEPNETMRAEVCQCVTRLASTLKPEYADALQRVEVEGASMKEFAQQAGISAGNAAVRVFRAREALRKQVAASCGTCATHGCVACTCATDKGGCGSV; encoded by the coding sequence ATGGAAGAGAGCGCCCTTCGTCCGCGCGACGCCGAGATCGCGAACGTCCTCGTCGCCAATCATCGCGAGTTTCTGGGGTACCTGGAGCGACGTCTCGGACGACGAGACGTCGCCGAGGACATTTTGCAGAACGCGTTCGCGCGCGGCCTCGAGAAGCTCGAGACGCTGCGGGACGACGAAGCGGTCGTCCCGTGGTTCTACCGCACGCTCCGGAACGCGGCCGTCGACTACTTCCGCCGCACGAAGACGGCCGATGGTGCGCTCTCACGTTTCGCGGCGGAGCTCGAGGAAGCCGAGGAGCCGAACGAGACGATGCGAGCCGAGGTCTGCCAGTGCGTGACGCGTCTCGCGTCGACGCTGAAGCCCGAGTACGCGGACGCGCTCCAGCGCGTCGAGGTGGAGGGCGCGTCGATGAAGGAGTTCGCGCAGCAAGCCGGCATCTCGGCGGGCAACGCTGCCGTCCGCGTGTTCCGCGCGCGCGAGGCGCTCCGGAAGCAGGTCGCTGCATCTTGCGGCACGTGCGCTACGCACGGCTGTGTCGCGTGCACGTGCGCGACGGACAAGGGCGGATGCGGCTCGGTGTAA
- a CDS encoding TolC family protein: MKLRTLSAIGAALLLVGCASTSPQTPFKDVARDVESRSGHKVHWSQAGGDDKQAEQAIDSLLDRDLTADAAVQVALLGSPALRARLEELAISQADLVQAGLLKNPVFSIGRTAWEQEHIAPNLFVTVEQDFLDLLTMPLRKRVAATELEAVKLDVGDHVLEIAAQVREAFYAAQAAEQVAAMRRLVDDASKTSAELARRQHEAGNMSDLNLNTELALSAQSALERKRADGEAIVAREKLNKLMGTWGPRTRWKTATRLPELPREEVSLERLEAVAIEHRLDVGAARRNVQAMGYALSLAKTTRWTGTVNVAVEAGRLRPDPDIGIPRRRFSFGPSVALEIPLFDQRQAQIAKLEAHKRQAENELQALAIDVRADVRSASARVVTARGVVEEYGKTIVPLRENIVRFSQEQYDAMLLGVYQLIQAKQNEYEAYREYIEALRDYWIARSDLERAVGRRLGGAAAPETHDPKATVAPPAAHQH; the protein is encoded by the coding sequence ATGAAGCTCCGAACCCTGAGCGCCATCGGCGCCGCTCTCCTCCTCGTCGGCTGCGCTTCGACGTCGCCGCAGACCCCCTTCAAAGACGTCGCCCGCGATGTGGAGAGCCGCTCGGGGCACAAGGTCCACTGGAGCCAGGCGGGCGGCGACGACAAGCAGGCCGAGCAGGCGATCGACAGCCTGCTCGACCGCGATCTCACCGCCGACGCTGCGGTCCAGGTCGCGCTCCTCGGCAGTCCCGCGCTACGAGCGCGGTTGGAGGAGCTAGCGATCAGCCAGGCGGATCTCGTGCAAGCGGGCCTTCTCAAGAACCCGGTCTTCTCGATCGGCCGGACGGCCTGGGAGCAGGAGCACATCGCTCCGAACCTGTTCGTCACCGTCGAGCAGGATTTCCTCGATCTGCTGACGATGCCGCTCCGTAAGCGCGTCGCGGCGACAGAGCTCGAGGCCGTGAAGCTCGACGTAGGTGACCACGTCCTCGAGATCGCCGCGCAGGTTCGGGAGGCGTTTTACGCCGCGCAGGCGGCCGAGCAGGTGGCCGCGATGCGACGGCTCGTCGACGACGCGTCGAAGACCTCGGCCGAGCTGGCGCGCCGACAGCACGAAGCCGGCAACATGAGCGATCTGAACCTCAATACGGAGCTTGCGCTCTCTGCGCAGTCTGCACTGGAACGGAAACGTGCCGACGGAGAGGCGATCGTCGCGCGCGAGAAGCTGAACAAGCTGATGGGGACGTGGGGCCCGCGCACGCGCTGGAAGACAGCGACGCGGCTCCCGGAGCTCCCGCGTGAGGAGGTCTCGCTCGAACGGCTGGAAGCCGTCGCCATCGAGCATCGGCTCGACGTCGGCGCCGCGCGCCGGAACGTGCAGGCGATGGGCTACGCGCTCTCGCTCGCGAAGACGACGCGCTGGACCGGCACCGTGAACGTCGCGGTCGAGGCCGGTCGCCTGCGGCCCGACCCCGACATCGGCATCCCGCGTCGCCGCTTCTCCTTCGGCCCGAGCGTCGCGCTCGAGATCCCGCTCTTCGATCAGCGGCAGGCGCAGATCGCGAAGCTCGAGGCTCACAAACGCCAGGCGGAGAACGAGCTCCAGGCGCTCGCGATCGACGTCCGCGCCGACGTCCGGTCCGCAAGCGCACGCGTGGTGACCGCGCGCGGCGTCGTCGAGGAATACGGCAAGACGATCGTGCCGCTGCGCGAGAACATCGTTCGGTTCTCGCAGGAGCAGTACGACGCCATGCTGCTCGGCGTCTACCAGCTGATCCAAGCCAAGCAGAACGAATACGAGGCCTATCGCGAATACATCGAAGCGCTGCGTGACTACTGGATCGCGCGGAGCGATCTCGAACGCGCCGTCGGCCGCCGCCTCGGCGGCGCCGCCGCGCCCGAAACGCATGACCCCAAGGCGACCGTCGCACCGCCGGCCGCTCATCAGCACTGA
- a CDS encoding copper oxidase, whose amino-acid sequence MTPRRPSHRRPLISTEVYMKFHRILSVLVIALAALILPRFAHAQQYTPVVTPNGSTLPFTMNNGVKEFRLTAEPVKREFAPGMIVNAWGYNGSTPGPTIEAVEGDRVRFFVTNKLPERTSVHWHGILLPNGMDGVAGLNQPHIEPNETYVYEFTLKQNGVFMYHPHSDEMVQMAMGMMGFFVIHPKVPEVPKVDRHFVVMLHEWFVEPGTATPNPNVMTDFNLFTFNSRVWPGTDPWVVKKGERVRFSFGNLSMDSHPIHVHGYTFEEVSTDGGPVPRSARRPETTVNVPVGSTRTVEMVANAEGDWAFHCHKSHHTMNAMSHDVPNMLGVKQSASLEARVREILPGYMAMGESGMGNMMEMGRPKNTLPMMTGDGPFGPVEMGGMFTVLKVRAGLTSYADPGWYKHPEGTVARKVEATK is encoded by the coding sequence ATGACCCCAAGGCGACCGTCGCACCGCCGGCCGCTCATCAGCACTGAGGTTTACATGAAGTTCCATCGCATCTTGTCCGTGCTCGTCATAGCGCTCGCGGCGCTAATCCTCCCGCGGTTCGCCCACGCACAGCAGTACACCCCCGTCGTCACCCCCAACGGCTCCACGCTCCCGTTCACGATGAACAACGGCGTGAAGGAGTTTCGGCTGACGGCGGAGCCCGTGAAGCGCGAGTTCGCGCCCGGCATGATCGTGAATGCCTGGGGCTACAACGGTTCGACGCCCGGGCCGACGATCGAGGCCGTCGAAGGCGACCGCGTTCGGTTCTTCGTCACGAACAAGCTTCCAGAACGCACGAGCGTCCACTGGCACGGCATCCTGCTCCCCAACGGAATGGACGGTGTCGCGGGCCTCAATCAGCCTCACATCGAGCCGAACGAGACGTACGTCTACGAGTTCACGCTGAAGCAGAACGGCGTCTTCATGTACCACCCGCATTCGGACGAGATGGTCCAGATGGCGATGGGCATGATGGGCTTCTTCGTCATCCATCCGAAGGTGCCCGAGGTCCCGAAGGTCGACCGGCACTTCGTCGTGATGCTGCACGAGTGGTTCGTCGAGCCGGGCACCGCCACGCCGAACCCGAACGTCATGACCGACTTCAACCTCTTCACCTTCAACAGCCGCGTGTGGCCGGGCACCGACCCTTGGGTCGTGAAGAAGGGCGAGCGCGTACGCTTCTCTTTCGGCAACCTGTCGATGGACAGTCACCCGATCCACGTGCACGGCTACACCTTCGAGGAGGTCAGCACCGACGGCGGCCCTGTCCCGCGGTCAGCGCGCCGCCCGGAGACGACGGTAAACGTGCCCGTTGGCTCTACGCGAACGGTCGAGATGGTGGCCAACGCCGAAGGGGATTGGGCATTCCACTGCCACAAGTCGCATCACACGATGAACGCGATGAGCCACGACGTCCCGAACATGCTCGGCGTCAAACAGTCCGCGTCGCTGGAGGCGAGGGTCCGCGAGATCCTGCCTGGCTACATGGCGATGGGCGAGAGCGGCATGGGCAACATGATGGAGATGGGGCGTCCGAAAAACACGTTGCCGATGATGACGGGCGATGGTCCGTTCGGCCCGGTCGAGATGGGCGGCATGTTCACCGTGCTCAAGGTCCGCGCGGGCCTCACCAGCTACGCGGACCCGGGTTGGTACAAGCACCCCGAAGGCACGGTCGCGCGCAAGGTGGAGGCGACGAAGTGA
- the cadA gene encoding cadmium-translocating P-type ATPase, translated as MATTQRATETATDVDLTTVELAVLGMTCAACVRRVENAVKKVPGVHDAQVNLVTNRATVSFASGTADVDAVAAAIEKAGYEPVRGEAAADERDDAATDAASQRAAAVEEAEQREQHSIRRGFITAAVLTVPLLVVAMSHGLIPWTETTYGRWLQFALATPVVLGPGRRFFHLAWAALKHRAADMNTLIALGTAAAWIYSTVALVAPGLFPHAAHGRVPHLYFEAAAAVLTFVLLGKMLETRARKRLSDAVRGLIALQPKTARVLRGDTEEDLPIASLKRGDVVLVRPGERIPVDGEVLRGASAVDESMLTGESMPVDKAEGAKVYAGSMNQSGALGLRVTTTGRGSALSRIIEAVEQAQGSKAPIARLADRVSAVFVPIVLALALTTLVVWVWLDPSADGIATAIERFVAVLVIACPCALGLATPAAVAVGTGRGAELGILVKGGAALEAASRIDRVLLDKTGTLTNGKPVLTTVVDRSGLGSDALLALVASAEQGSEHPVARAVVAGAMQKSIALQETEGFSSAAGHGIEATVAGHRVRVGTSEWLRRASVSTEALEHEARERAEKGETPFFVAVDGALAGLVAVADRPADTAAPMLATLRKMSIGVAMISGDRAGTARAVGRELGIDDVFAEVKPEDKARIVFEERGKGRTVAMVGDGINDAPALAGAHVGVAVGSGADVAIAAADIALLRGGIARLPLALDLGRTTMRTIRQNLFWAFVYNVVGIPLAAGLLYPWTGWQLSPVIASAAMSLSSVSVLTNSLRLRRFGRIDDRAAE; from the coding sequence ATGGCAACAACCCAACGAGCGACCGAGACCGCTACGGACGTCGATCTGACCACGGTGGAGCTCGCCGTCCTCGGGATGACGTGTGCGGCCTGCGTGCGCCGCGTCGAGAACGCGGTGAAGAAGGTCCCCGGCGTACACGACGCGCAGGTGAACCTCGTCACGAACCGCGCCACGGTGTCTTTCGCTTCCGGCACGGCTGACGTCGACGCGGTCGCGGCCGCGATCGAGAAGGCCGGTTATGAGCCCGTGCGCGGCGAGGCGGCCGCCGACGAGCGCGACGACGCTGCGACGGACGCTGCGAGCCAGCGCGCCGCGGCCGTCGAGGAAGCCGAGCAGCGCGAGCAGCACAGCATCCGTCGCGGCTTCATCACCGCGGCGGTGCTTACGGTCCCGCTCCTCGTCGTCGCCATGTCGCACGGGCTCATCCCTTGGACCGAGACCACGTACGGGCGCTGGCTGCAGTTCGCGCTCGCGACGCCCGTGGTGCTCGGGCCCGGCCGGCGCTTCTTTCACCTCGCGTGGGCCGCGCTCAAGCATCGCGCGGCCGACATGAACACGCTGATCGCGCTAGGCACGGCGGCGGCCTGGATCTACTCGACCGTCGCCCTCGTCGCGCCCGGGCTCTTCCCGCATGCGGCGCACGGGCGGGTCCCTCATCTGTACTTCGAGGCAGCAGCGGCGGTCCTCACGTTCGTTCTGCTCGGCAAGATGCTCGAGACGCGCGCTCGAAAGCGTCTCTCCGATGCCGTCCGCGGTCTCATCGCGCTGCAGCCGAAGACCGCGCGCGTGCTGCGAGGCGACACGGAGGAAGACCTTCCCATCGCGTCGCTGAAGCGCGGCGACGTCGTCCTCGTCCGCCCGGGTGAGCGCATCCCCGTCGACGGCGAGGTGCTGCGTGGCGCGTCCGCGGTCGACGAGTCGATGTTGACGGGCGAAAGCATGCCGGTGGACAAGGCGGAGGGCGCGAAGGTCTACGCCGGCAGCATGAACCAGAGCGGCGCGCTCGGCCTCCGCGTCACGACGACCGGCCGCGGCAGCGCGCTTTCGCGGATCATCGAAGCGGTCGAGCAGGCCCAGGGCTCGAAGGCGCCGATCGCACGGCTCGCCGATCGAGTGAGCGCAGTCTTCGTTCCGATCGTGCTCGCGCTCGCACTCACCACGCTCGTCGTGTGGGTGTGGCTGGACCCCAGCGCCGACGGGATCGCGACGGCGATCGAGCGTTTCGTCGCTGTCCTCGTCATCGCCTGCCCGTGCGCGCTCGGCCTCGCGACGCCCGCGGCGGTGGCGGTGGGCACGGGGCGCGGCGCGGAGCTCGGGATCCTGGTGAAGGGCGGCGCCGCGCTCGAAGCGGCATCGCGGATCGATCGCGTCCTCCTCGACAAGACGGGGACGTTGACGAATGGCAAGCCGGTGCTGACCACCGTCGTCGATCGCAGCGGCCTCGGCTCCGACGCCCTCCTCGCGCTGGTCGCGAGCGCCGAGCAGGGCAGCGAACATCCGGTCGCGCGCGCCGTCGTTGCGGGGGCGATGCAGAAGAGCATCGCGCTCCAAGAGACCGAAGGGTTCAGCAGCGCGGCCGGCCACGGCATCGAAGCCACGGTTGCCGGTCATCGCGTCCGGGTCGGAACCTCCGAATGGCTCCGTCGTGCGTCTGTTTCGACCGAAGCGCTGGAGCATGAAGCTCGCGAGCGCGCGGAGAAGGGCGAGACCCCATTCTTCGTTGCGGTGGACGGTGCGCTTGCCGGTTTGGTCGCCGTCGCGGACAGGCCGGCCGATACGGCGGCCCCGATGCTCGCCACGCTCAGGAAGATGAGCATCGGCGTCGCGATGATCAGCGGTGATCGCGCCGGCACCGCACGCGCGGTGGGCCGAGAGCTCGGGATCGACGACGTCTTCGCCGAGGTGAAGCCCGAGGACAAAGCCCGGATCGTGTTCGAGGAGCGCGGCAAGGGACGAACCGTCGCGATGGTCGGTGACGGCATCAACGACGCCCCCGCGCTCGCGGGCGCTCATGTCGGCGTCGCGGTCGGCTCCGGCGCAGACGTCGCGATCGCGGCCGCGGACATCGCGCTTCTCCGTGGCGGAATCGCCCGGCTGCCGCTCGCGCTCGACCTCGGCCGCACGACGATGCGGACGATCCGCCAGAACCTGTTCTGGGCCTTCGTCTACAATGTCGTCGGCATTCCGCTCGCGGCGGGTCTCCTCTACCCGTGGACGGGCTGGCAGCTCTCTCCCGTCATCGCGAGCGCGGCGATGTCTCTGTCCAGTGTGTCGGTGCTGACCAACTCCCTGCGCCTGCGGCGGTTCGGCCGGATTGACGACCGTGCCGCGGAGTGA